The segment GTGGCATTGGCGCGCCGTGCCGTCCGTCTCGGTCGTCCCCTGCTCGGTGTTCTTCCCTTCTTCGCCGGAGAGCACGAAACCGTCATCAACGGCTTCCGCACGCTGACCAAACGCCAGGTCGATATTTCTCTGATCTATAGCGCCTATGACATCGGTCTGGATCATTTTCGCGAACACTTCGGGGAGGACGCAGCCGGCCTGAAGAATTTCCCCGACATCCGCCTCACCATCATCCCCGACGCCGACCATAATTTGACGCCGCCCTATGCGCGAAAGGTGTATTTGCGCGAGGTGAGAGAGATGGGATTGAGACTGGGAAGGCGCTGAAACAGGCCGAAAGCTTTCCCGGAAACGCTCGCAATATCCGGCACTTGCTGTATAGTTGCTCCATGAGGCTCCTGATCGTCGAAGACAACCGCGAACTGGCGTCCTGGCTCGGCAAGGCGCTGCGTCAGGCACAATATGCCGTCGACATCGCCTACGATGGCGAGGATGCCGAACATATGTTGAAAGTGGCGGGCTATTCGGTCGTCATCCTTGATCTGTCACTTCCGAAAATCGACGGATTGACGCTGCTGAAGCGGTTACGCCAGGGCGGCAACAAGGTGCCGGTCATCATCCTGACGGCCAATGCCAGCCTCGACGGCCGCGTTGCCGGGCTCGACAGCGGCGCCGACGACTATCTCGCCAAACCCTTCGAAATCGCCGAGCTGGAAGCCCGCATCCGCGCGGTCGTCCGCCGCGGCCATGACCGCGCCGCACCCGAAATCGCCGTGGGCGACCTGCTCTTTGACGGCGGCACGCGGCAGTTCTTTCTCGGCGGCGAAACCCTGGCGCTCACGCCGCGCGAACATGCCGTGCTCGAACATCTCGTCATGAAGGTCGGCACGACGGTCACCAAGGCCGCGCTATCCGAAAGCGTCTTCGGCTTCGACGATCTCGCCGACACCAGCGCCATCGAAATCTACGTGCACCGTGTCCGCAAGAAACTCGAAGGCAGCGCCGTGCAGATCGCGACGCTGCGCGGCCTGGGTTACCTCCTTCGCCATGCGCAATGACGAAAGCCGCCCACGCAAAGGACGTCTGCGCCGCGCCGTCGCA is part of the Rhizobium sp. CB3090 genome and harbors:
- a CDS encoding response regulator, whose protein sequence is MRLLIVEDNRELASWLGKALRQAQYAVDIAYDGEDAEHMLKVAGYSVVILDLSLPKIDGLTLLKRLRQGGNKVPVIILTANASLDGRVAGLDSGADDYLAKPFEIAELEARIRAVVRRGHDRAAPEIAVGDLLFDGGTRQFFLGGETLALTPREHAVLEHLVMKVGTTVTKAALSESVFGFDDLADTSAIEIYVHRVRKKLEGSAVQIATLRGLGYLLRHAQ